In the Halalkalicoccus sp. NIPERK01 genome, one interval contains:
- the nuoL gene encoding NADH-quinone oxidoreductase subunit L, which yields MAFEYAPLIALFPLASFVIALVAGEYLPKKGGLVGIAATGGSLLLSIWAMLRVAGGEVYDETLYTWVAGAGGETVSLSFGLLLDPLSTMMLVIVSLIAFLVHVFSLGYMNDEGETGLPRYYAGLGLFTFSMLSFVFADNLLMAFMFFELVGLCSFLLIGFWFREDAPPSAAKKAFLVTRFGDYFFLIGVVGILATFGTAQFAGEGSFPQLALEAVEGGETLFGYDAGTWVTILGLLVLGGVIGKSAQFPLHTWLPDAMEGPTPVSALIHAATMVAAGVYLVARMFGFYALSPTAMAIIAFTGGFTALFAATMGVVKNDIKQVLAYSTISQYGYMMLGLGVAGYVAATFHLMTHAFFKALLFLGAGAVIIAMHHHQDMWEMGGLKEKMPVTYYSFLAGSLALAGILPFSGFWSKDEILYDALIVGLEDPIMLAAYAMGLLAVFFTGFYTFRMVLLTFHGEPRSDHAEHPVPLGWNVKIPLVVLGTLATVAGLVNMVPVAELTGADITYLSHWLDSGPQELAYSTYTATAEEFAGIHHAELSPLIPGVIALALALAGAGTAVALYRGPHPEEHTNKLGAAKDVLVANYYQDEYQVWLAEGLTQRTARAADTFDQGVVDGVVNGTSSVSLLGSDRIRRLQSGVVTNYAALIALSLVVLLIVFGIYGGWF from the coding sequence ATGGCATTCGAATACGCACCGTTGATCGCACTGTTCCCGCTCGCGTCGTTCGTCATCGCGCTCGTCGCGGGCGAGTACCTCCCCAAGAAGGGCGGCCTCGTCGGCATCGCCGCGACGGGTGGCTCGCTGTTGCTCTCGATCTGGGCGATGCTCCGGGTCGCGGGCGGCGAGGTCTACGACGAGACGCTCTACACCTGGGTCGCCGGCGCCGGCGGGGAGACGGTCTCGCTCTCGTTCGGCCTGCTTCTGGACCCGCTCTCGACGATGATGCTCGTCATCGTCTCGCTGATCGCCTTCCTCGTCCACGTGTTCAGCCTCGGCTACATGAACGACGAGGGCGAGACAGGCCTACCCCGCTACTACGCCGGCCTCGGTCTGTTCACGTTCAGCATGCTCTCGTTCGTCTTCGCGGACAACCTGCTGATGGCGTTCATGTTCTTCGAACTCGTGGGCCTGTGTTCGTTCCTGCTGATCGGCTTCTGGTTCCGCGAGGACGCCCCGCCGAGCGCCGCGAAGAAAGCCTTCTTGGTCACGCGCTTCGGTGACTACTTCTTCCTGATCGGCGTCGTCGGGATCCTCGCGACGTTCGGCACCGCGCAGTTCGCCGGCGAGGGCTCGTTCCCGCAGCTCGCCCTCGAGGCGGTCGAGGGCGGCGAGACGCTGTTCGGCTACGACGCGGGGACCTGGGTCACGATCCTCGGGCTGCTCGTTCTGGGCGGCGTGATCGGCAAGTCCGCCCAGTTCCCGCTTCACACGTGGCTGCCCGACGCGATGGAGGGCCCCACGCCGGTTTCGGCGCTGATCCACGCAGCGACGATGGTCGCCGCCGGGGTCTATCTGGTCGCACGGATGTTCGGGTTCTACGCGCTCAGCCCGACCGCGATGGCCATCATCGCGTTCACCGGCGGGTTCACGGCGCTGTTCGCGGCGACGATGGGCGTCGTCAAAAACGACATCAAGCAGGTGCTCGCGTACTCGACGATCTCCCAGTACGGCTATATGATGCTCGGGCTGGGCGTCGCGGGCTACGTCGCCGCGACCTTCCACCTGATGACCCACGCCTTCTTCAAGGCGCTGCTCTTCTTGGGTGCGGGCGCGGTCATCATCGCGATGCACCACCACCAGGACATGTGGGAGATGGGCGGGCTCAAGGAGAAGATGCCCGTGACCTACTACTCGTTCCTCGCGGGATCGCTCGCGCTCGCGGGCATCCTGCCCTTTTCGGGCTTCTGGAGCAAGGACGAGATCCTCTACGACGCGCTGATCGTCGGCCTCGAGGACCCGATCATGCTCGCAGCGTACGCGATGGGGCTGCTCGCGGTGTTCTTCACTGGCTTTTACACCTTCCGGATGGTGTTGCTGACCTTCCACGGCGAACCCCGGAGCGACCACGCGGAACACCCCGTCCCGCTGGGCTGGAACGTGAAGATTCCCCTGGTCGTCCTCGGGACGCTCGCGACGGTCGCCGGCCTCGTCAACATGGTGCCGGTCGCCGAACTCACGGGCGCGGACATCACGTACCTCTCGCACTGGCTCGACAGCGGACCCCAGGAACTCGCCTACTCGACGTACACGGCGACCGCGGAGGAGTTCGCCGGCATCCACCACGCCGAGTTGAGCCCGCTGATCCCCGGTGTGATCGCGCTCGCGCTCGCGCTCGCGGGAGCGGGGACGGCGGTCGCGCTCTATCGCGGCCCCCATCCCGAGGAGCACACGAACAAGCTCGGCGCGGCCAAGGACGTCCTGGTCGCGAACTACTACCAGGACGAGTACCAGGTCTGGCTCGCCGAAGGCCTGACCCAGCGGACGGCGCGCGCGGCCGACACGTTCGACCAGGGCGTCGTCGACGGCGTCGTCAACGGCACCAGCAGCGTGAGCCTGCTCGGAAGCGACCGGATCAGGCGGCTCCAGAGCGGCGTCGTCACCAACTACGCGGCGCTGATCGCGCTGTCGCTGGTCGTCCTGCTGATCGTCTTCGGCATCTACGGAGGCTGGTTCTGA
- the nuoK gene encoding NADH-quinone oxidoreductase subunit NuoK: protein MLAPTQLLVPVEWYLVLSAGVFCIGLFGVLTRRNALMFLISVELMLNAANVNFVAFSLQWGNLTGQTFALFVMALAAAEVAIGIGIILVLYRNFRGVDVTEATTMRW, encoded by the coding sequence ATGCTCGCGCCCACGCAACTGCTCGTGCCGGTCGAGTGGTACCTCGTGCTCTCGGCGGGCGTGTTCTGTATCGGCCTGTTCGGCGTGCTGACGCGCCGCAACGCGCTGATGTTCCTGATCAGCGTCGAACTCATGCTCAACGCAGCGAACGTCAACTTCGTCGCCTTCTCGCTGCAGTGGGGCAACCTGACCGGACAGACGTTCGCGCTGTTCGTGATGGCGCTTGCCGCCGCCGAAGTGGCGATCGGGATCGGGATCATCCTCGTCCTCTATCGCAACTTCCGCGGCGTCGACGTGACCGAGGCGACGACGATGAGGTGGTAA